GCCGAAATGACGATGATGGGCGTTCGTCCGGAGCGGCGGATCTCCCGCGCGACCTCCAGGCCGTCGCCGTCGGGAAGACCGAGGTCGAGCAGGATGAGGTCCGGGTTCCGTCCCGCGGCCTGCGCCAGCGCCTCCCGAGCCGTCCCGGCTTCCACCACCTGGCAGTCGTGGGCCCGGAGCGTCGTCCGGAGGAAGCGGCGCATCTGAGGTTCGTCCTCCACCAGCAGGACCAGCGGGCCGACGTTAGCCATTGAGCTCCACCGTATCGGCTTCGAGCGGGAGCGGAGGAATCTGAGGCCCCGAGAGCGGCAGGGTGAACCGGAAGGCGGCACCACCACCGGACCGGGGCTCCACCCACATGCGCCCGCCGTGCGCCGTGATGATTCCCCGGGAGATGGTGAGCCCGAGCCCGGCACCACCCGGCGCCGATCCGCCGGCCGCGCCCCCGGCACGGTAGAACTTCCTGAACACCGCCTCCTCCTCGCCCGCGGGCACTCCCGGACCGCGGTCGGCCACTTCCACGCAGACTTCTCCCGCGCCGGGAGAAGCCGTCACCGCGATTGCCGTGCAGGGCGGCGTGTACTTGGCGGCGTTCTCGAACAGGTTGATGAACACCTGCTCGATCAGCAGCTCGTCGATCGGCACCAGCGGAAGGTCGGGCGGCAGGTCCACCTCGACCGGATGATCTTTGAGGCGCTCCTCCACCCTGAGGAGCGCCACGCCGAGCGCCTCCTCCAGGGGTTGCCACGATTTCTGCACGGCCAGCGCGCCGGTCTCCACCCGGACCATGTTGAGCAGGTTGGACACCAGCCGCGTCATCCGGCGGGACTCCTCGAGGACTGTGTCCGCGAGGTCGTGACGTCCGTCCGGCGTCAGGGTGCCATCCTCATCCAGCAGGCTGCTCGCCGCTCCTTCGATCGTGGCGAGCGGGGTGCGGAAGTCGTGCGAGAGTGAGCTCAGCAGCGAGGTTCGGAGGCGCTCCGCCTCCGCCGCGGCTCGCGCCTGCTGATGCTGTTCGGCCAGCACGGCGCGCTCCAGGCCGAACGCCGCCTGGGCCGCGAGGGCCTCGACCAGCCGGACCTCCTCGGGGTCAGGGACCTGGTCCGAGGGCTCAGGCCGGACCGCCACCAGTCCGAGGTGCCGGTTTCCGTTCCTGATGGGCACGAGGAGGGCCTCCGAATCAGCGCATCGGGCGGTGCCCGGGCCCGCACTCCGCCCGTCCTGGTGAACCCAGCGGGCCGCGACGCTCTCCGGCATGGACGTCAGGACGTCGCCCGCGAGCGGCACCCGGATCGCACCGTCGGTCTCTAGCTGCTCCGCCCCCAGCGTACATACCTGTCCGACCACGGCCCGCTCGACGTGACGGGCGAGGATGGCGAGAACCTCGTCGTGGGTCGCCGCTGCCGCGAGCTCCGCGTTGAGCGCGGCGACCGCGGAGGCCCGCCGCTCGCGGACCTGCGCCTCGAGCCCGTGCTCTCGGATGACGCCCGTGAGCCGGCTCATGGTGAGCGCGACGACCAGCATGACGGCAAAGGTCAGCAGATACCTCGCATCATGCACGTCGAACGTGTAGTAGGGGGGAACGAACAGGAAGTCGAACGCCGCGATGCTCACCAGGGTGGCGAGGAGGGCGGGGCCTCGGCGGTAGCGCGCGGCCACGACCACCACGCCGAGCAGGAGGAGCATGGCGACATCGACCGTGGTGAGGTGCGACCGCGCTGCCAGGCAGCCCGCGATCATCGCCGCCATGATCACCACGGTCCCGGTGTATTCCGCGAGCCTGCTGCTGGGCCGCCGTGCCGCCGCTCCACGCGCCGGAGAGGTCATGATTCAAGTTACTCCGGTGGGAATCAAGGAAATATCAGGATTGCCTGCGGGGGGTGACCTGCCGTGCCGCCGTCCGGCAGTATTCTGCCGATGCACGCCTCGTCCTTCGACCCCAACGCCCCACGGCCACGGCCGGGGCTCGGTCGTCGCCTTCGGCGGACCCTGTTCGGACGCCCCCGCGACCTCCAGGACAGCCAACTCTTCCATCGCGTCTCCCTGATCGCCTTCCTGGCCTGGGTGGGCCTGGGCGCGGATGGCCTCTCGTCGTCCGCCTATGGACCGGAGGAGGCCTTTCGGGCACTGGGCGAGCATACCTACCTCGCCGTGGCCCTCGCCGCACTCATGGCAGTCACTGTGCTGCTCCTCTCCGCGGCCTACCGGCGGATCATCGAGGAGTTTCCCAGCGGTGGTGGCGGATACGTGGTGGCGAGCAAGCTCCTGGGTGAGCGGGCCGGAGTGGTCTCCGGGTCGGCCCTGCTGGTCGACTACGTGCTCACCATTACGATCTCGATCGCCGCCGCCGGGGACGCCCTTTTCAGCGTGAGCGTCCTGCCGCCCGCCTGGCAAGGGGCGAAGCTGCCGGTCGAGTTCGTCCTCATCCTGTTGCTGACGACATTGAACATCCGGGGTGTTCGCGAGTCGGTGATGGCTTTGCTCCCGGTGTTCCTGCTCTTCGTGGTGACCCACCTGGTGCTGATTGCCGCCGGTGTCCTGGGCCATCTGCCCGAGCTCCCCCGGACCGTGCAGACCGTCCGGCACGGTTTCGGCCAGGGGATCGCGACGCTGGGGGTGGGCAGTCTGCTGTTGATCTTCTTCCGCGCGTACTCCCTTGGCGGAGGGACGTACACCGGGATCGAGGCCGTGTCGAACGGACTGCCGATCATGCGCGAGCCCCAGGTGGAGACCGGGAAGCGCACCATGGTGTACATGGGCACGTCGCTCGCCTTCACCGCCTCGGGCCTGCTGCTCTGCTATCTGGCGTGGCACATCGCCCCGGTGCCGGGCAAAACCATGAACGCCGTGCTCACCGAGCGGCTGGCGGGCGGGCTCCCCTTCGGGCAGGCATTCATCGTGCTCACCCTCTTTTCAGAGGCGATGCTCCTGGTGGTGGCCGCGCAGGCGGGGTTCACCGATGGCCCCCGGGTGCTCGCCAACATGGCGGTGGACTCGTGGGTCCCGCACCGCTTCGCGGCGCTCTCCGAGCGGCTCACAACCATGAATGGCATCGCGCTGATGGGCGTGGCCGCGTTGACCGCGCTGCTCTACACCCGCGGCAACGTGGGGCATCTCGTCGTCATGTACAGCATCAACGTGTTCCTCACCTTCTCGCTCTCGATGTTCGCCATGCTGCGCTTCTGGTACCAACGCCGGGGGAGCCGGCCGGAGTGGAAGGGTCGTCTCGTGCTCTTCGGGGCCGGGTTCGTTCTGTGCGCGACGATTCTCCTCATCACCGGATTCGAAAAATTCAGCCAGGGCGGGTGGGTGACCATCGTCATCACCGCAGTCGTCATCGGCGTGTGCTTTCTCATCCGGCGGCACTACCGGTCGGTGACCGACCAGCTGGACCAGCTCTATCGAGAGCTGGGGGACCTTCCCCACGTGGTGGAGCAGGGGGCGGCAGCGGTGGCGGGGTGCCTGGATCCGCGGAAACCCACGGTGGGCGTGCTGGTCGGCGCGTTCGACGGCGTGGGAATCCATACGGTGCTGAACATCTTTCGCGCCTTCCCGGGACACTTCGCCAACCTGGTGTTTCTGTCCGTTGGTGTCGTCGACTCCGGGGAGTTC
This portion of the Gemmatimonadales bacterium genome encodes:
- a CDS encoding DUF4118 domain-containing protein, which codes for MTSPARGAAARRPSSRLAEYTGTVVIMAAMIAGCLAARSHLTTVDVAMLLLLGVVVVAARYRRGPALLATLVSIAAFDFLFVPPYYTFDVHDARYLLTFAVMLVVALTMSRLTGVIREHGLEAQVRERRASAVAALNAELAAAATHDEVLAILARHVERAVVGQVCTLGAEQLETDGAIRVPLAGDVLTSMPESVAARWVHQDGRSAGPGTARCADSEALLVPIRNGNRHLGLVAVRPEPSDQVPDPEEVRLVEALAAQAAFGLERAVLAEQHQQARAAAEAERLRTSLLSSLSHDFRTPLATIEGAASSLLDEDGTLTPDGRHDLADTVLEESRRMTRLVSNLLNMVRVETGALAVQKSWQPLEEALGVALLRVEERLKDHPVEVDLPPDLPLVPIDELLIEQVFINLFENAAKYTPPCTAIAVTASPGAGEVCVEVADRGPGVPAGEEEAVFRKFYRAGGAAGGSAPGGAGLGLTISRGIITAHGGRMWVEPRSGGGAAFRFTLPLSGPQIPPLPLEADTVELNG
- a CDS encoding response regulator, giving the protein MANVGPLVLLVEDEPQMRRFLRTTLRAHDCQVVEAGTAREALAQAAGRNPDLILLDLGLPDGDGLEVAREIRRSGRTPIIVISA
- a CDS encoding APC family permease; translation: MHASSFDPNAPRPRPGLGRRLRRTLFGRPRDLQDSQLFHRVSLIAFLAWVGLGADGLSSSAYGPEEAFRALGEHTYLAVALAALMAVTVLLLSAAYRRIIEEFPSGGGGYVVASKLLGERAGVVSGSALLVDYVLTITISIAAAGDALFSVSVLPPAWQGAKLPVEFVLILLLTTLNIRGVRESVMALLPVFLLFVVTHLVLIAAGVLGHLPELPRTVQTVRHGFGQGIATLGVGSLLLIFFRAYSLGGGTYTGIEAVSNGLPIMREPQVETGKRTMVYMGTSLAFTASGLLLCYLAWHIAPVPGKTMNAVLTERLAGGLPFGQAFIVLTLFSEAMLLVVAAQAGFTDGPRVLANMAVDSWVPHRFAALSERLTTMNGIALMGVAALTALLYTRGNVGHLVVMYSINVFLTFSLSMFAMLRFWYQRRGSRPEWKGRLVLFGAGFVLCATILLITGFEKFSQGGWVTIVITAVVIGVCFLIRRHYRSVTDQLDQLYRELGDLPHVVEQGAAAVAGCLDPRKPTVGVLVGAFDGVGIHTVLNIFRAFPGHFANLVFLSVGVVDSGEFKGEGAVESLQRRTEEMLAKYVTLAGQLGIPATSRMAIGTEAVAEAERLCLEVAREFPQVVFSAGKVIFQDEKWYHRLLHNETALAIEKRLRWAGRTMVTMPIRIREAA